A window of the Candidatus Tanganyikabacteria bacterium genome harbors these coding sequences:
- a CDS encoding DUF342 domain-containing protein encodes MQLVVGIGKGKLSAHVVIPEGYQPTALEVRKSLLNAGVTYGFLEDVISQLGDEAAPGEYEVAKGEPAIQGEDASVEYFFRTGKPDLTPRILEDGKTDYFNLGVAENVPEGQVLARKKPAVPGQSGRAVTGEEILPKGVRDIPIRAGKGATMSADGLEVIADVPGMPSIYRGVISVSQIFVVEGDVDFSVGNIDFDGHVEVAGTVRNNFRVRAKGNIIVQGTVEGGILEAGGFIMVMGGVRQNSSLTSEGDIQVSFMEHSRARTPQNLFVKDDLLFSEVDVDGSVVVEGSLIGGQCKADVAVKADTFGSKMGTPTHVILAPREKWFGVLHQHEDRMTDIKSNLEKVEEGMRTLDNFRERYKGLHPDKEALYQRLSEVATGLKQETVEVTKLVMQAKAKCDSLPDPKIMVRKLIHPGVHVRLNDSFLHNESDLLVTSLYEAEGRIQYL; translated from the coding sequence ATGCAGCTAGTTGTCGGCATAGGAAAAGGCAAGCTAAGCGCCCACGTGGTAATCCCCGAGGGCTATCAGCCCACGGCCCTCGAGGTCCGCAAGTCGCTCCTGAACGCGGGCGTGACCTACGGCTTCCTCGAGGACGTGATCTCGCAGCTCGGCGATGAGGCCGCGCCTGGAGAGTACGAGGTGGCCAAGGGCGAGCCCGCCATCCAGGGCGAGGATGCGTCGGTCGAGTACTTCTTCCGTACGGGCAAGCCCGACCTGACGCCCCGCATCCTGGAGGACGGCAAGACCGATTACTTCAATCTCGGCGTGGCCGAGAACGTCCCGGAGGGGCAGGTCCTGGCGCGCAAGAAGCCGGCGGTTCCGGGTCAGTCGGGGCGGGCCGTGACCGGCGAGGAAATCCTGCCCAAGGGCGTCCGGGACATCCCGATCCGGGCCGGCAAGGGGGCGACGATGTCGGCCGACGGTCTGGAGGTGATCGCCGACGTCCCGGGCATGCCGAGCATCTACCGGGGCGTCATCTCGGTGTCGCAGATCTTCGTGGTGGAGGGCGACGTCGACTTCTCGGTGGGCAACATCGACTTCGACGGGCACGTCGAGGTCGCGGGCACCGTGCGCAACAACTTCCGCGTACGCGCCAAGGGAAACATCATCGTGCAGGGCACGGTGGAGGGAGGAATCCTCGAGGCGGGCGGCTTCATCATGGTGATGGGCGGGGTACGCCAGAATTCCTCCCTGACGTCCGAGGGCGACATCCAGGTGAGCTTCATGGAGCACTCGCGGGCCCGGACGCCGCAGAACCTCTTCGTGAAGGACGATCTGCTCTTCTCCGAGGTGGACGTGGACGGGTCGGTGGTGGTCGAAGGGTCCCTGATAGGCGGCCAGTGCAAGGCCGACGTCGCGGTAAAGGCCGACACCTTCGGCAGCAAGATGGGCACGCCCACCCACGTGATTCTCGCGCCGCGGGAGAAATGGTTCGGCGTGCTGCACCAGCACGAGGACCGCATGACGGACATCAAGTCCAACCTCGAGAAGGTCGAGGAAGGCATGCGCACGCTCGATAACTTCCGCGAGCGGTACAAGGGGCTGCATCCCGACAAGGAAGCCCTCTACCAGCGGCTTTCCGAGGTGGCGACCGGGCTGAAGCAGGAGACCGTCGAGGTCACGAAGCTCGTCATGCAAGCCAAGGCCAAGTGCGATTCGCTCCCCGACCCCAAGATCATGGTGCGCAAGTTGATCCATCCGGGCGTGCATGTACGCCTCAACGACTCGTTTCTCCACAACGAGTCAGATCTCCTGGTTACGTCTTTGTACGAGGCGGAAGGGCGAATTCAGTACCTCTGA
- a CDS encoding DUF342 domain-containing protein: protein MGEDADSGLLHTYTVEVARDRMSARVAVSVEGRRPTYLELSAALERAGVVYGVDDVIVHRIAAGIEPGEYVVAKGEPPVAPIDGRVDFFFRTGPRVLMPNLLADGRVDHHDLGAFELVEEGQLLARRTPPVSGQPGMTVTGEEIPAKTPRDVSLKGGRGTQVSLDGLLVFAAIKGQPVFSRGLIVVNPNLRIEGDIDYGTGDVGFDGNVEILGEVKRQFTVRATGNIYVHGAVDGGVLQAGGSIVVEGGCRAGAVLTAGSDVRARYIEYSRVTCDGHLIVRDDLMFTQVECGGTVQVEGGLVGGYLEADISVRAESLGSRLGTPTEICLRPRAKWAAKMREAEETAEEMRAHIAEIEAAVGEARGRQRTDFDGVMTKLAMALDKFRAELATATARQLMARKRFEALGHPKVFVTTVIHPGVRIFLNEAVAKFESDQLCTTCYEEGGRVHVA, encoded by the coding sequence ATGGGCGAAGATGCCGATAGCGGCCTGCTGCATACCTACACGGTAGAGGTGGCGCGTGACCGAATGTCCGCGCGCGTGGCCGTCAGCGTGGAGGGGAGGCGCCCCACCTATCTCGAACTCTCGGCGGCACTCGAGCGGGCCGGCGTCGTGTACGGGGTGGACGATGTCATCGTGCACCGGATCGCGGCGGGCATCGAACCCGGAGAGTACGTCGTGGCCAAAGGCGAACCCCCGGTGGCGCCGATCGACGGCCGCGTGGATTTCTTCTTCCGTACGGGTCCGCGCGTCCTGATGCCCAACCTCCTGGCCGACGGCCGCGTCGACCATCACGACCTGGGCGCGTTCGAACTGGTCGAGGAAGGCCAGTTGCTTGCCCGAAGAACGCCGCCGGTGTCGGGTCAGCCCGGGATGACCGTCACCGGCGAAGAGATCCCTGCCAAGACTCCGCGTGACGTGTCGCTGAAGGGTGGCCGAGGCACCCAGGTTTCCCTAGACGGCTTGCTGGTATTCGCTGCGATCAAGGGACAACCGGTCTTCAGCCGGGGCCTCATCGTGGTCAACCCCAACTTGCGGATCGAGGGCGATATCGACTACGGCACGGGCGACGTCGGCTTCGACGGCAACGTCGAGATCCTGGGCGAGGTCAAGCGGCAGTTCACGGTCCGGGCCACGGGAAACATCTACGTCCACGGCGCGGTGGACGGCGGCGTACTCCAGGCCGGCGGCTCCATCGTCGTGGAGGGCGGGTGCCGGGCCGGAGCCGTGCTGACGGCCGGATCGGACGTCCGCGCCCGCTACATCGAGTACTCGCGCGTCACCTGCGACGGGCACCTGATCGTCCGGGACGATCTGATGTTCACCCAGGTCGAGTGCGGCGGCACCGTGCAGGTCGAGGGTGGTCTCGTCGGCGGCTACTTGGAGGCCGACATCTCGGTCCGGGCCGAGTCCCTCGGGAGCCGCCTGGGTACGCCTACCGAGATCTGCCTGCGGCCCCGCGCCAAGTGGGCGGCCAAGATGCGCGAGGCCGAGGAGACCGCCGAGGAGATGCGGGCGCACATCGCCGAGATAGAGGCGGCCGTCGGCGAGGCGCGCGGCAGGCAACGGACCGACTTCGACGGCGTCATGACCAAGCTAGCCATGGCGCTCGACAAGTTCCGGGCCGAACTCGCGACCGCGACGGCCAGGCAACTGATGGCTCGCAAGCGCTTCGAGGCCCTGGGACATCCCAAGGTGTTCGTGACCACCGTGATCCATCCCGGAGTGCGCATCTTCCTCAACGAGGCCGTGGCGAAGTTCGAGTCCGACCAGCTATGCACCACCTGCTACGAGGAGGGCGGCAGGGTCCACGTCGCTTGA
- a CDS encoding polysaccharide deacetylase family protein, producing the protein MPLDRRLLVAGTVALLAIGGIAVAVTRQSEGDAPKGRQADPPRAAVPAQNGAVAAAPAATGGLPPNELGLVPILEYHGIGRTEARWVRTVDNFRLDLAWLEKHGYVTATVLDMLAGFPDMPAGKKPVVLTFDDARGDQFVASGIDAGGLAVPAPASGVGVMMDFSRKHPHFGHRASFYVLPTFFEDDKTAGAKLRFLAANGFEIGNHTWSHLMMKKAPPAKIRDELTRLQAAVREHLGPDGAEFRTRTIALPNGSIPGTPAQQAAAVGGPTEPIHVEALLLVGANPAHSPYSKDFNPLRLARIQAVDDQWRQWFGRKNPKDMAGKETFEPYVSDGNKAAVTFPPRFESRLDKGRLRGAQPRIWTAEPGDVAASPAAASGSPLASASAQDAAAPDASDSVADAAAPEPSASQQDAAAPEASTTAQVAAASGSHLHPGYGEPLPSGGRYQDGRIFHTVQKGQSFDGLFWKYLKFTDSYTGPELRDRIMKVNAFKHPWVTTGQVFEVPDVRKAPPRPVPNGLPPTSDIRGIYCTSTTASFDRIFKLAKALKAVGGNAVVFDVKDGPIAYLSKDSKVREMSQWDNTIRDLPKLVEKLHAMGMHVIARQVLFNDPVLAKRRPDLAIRSKATGKPWLENGKLRWVDPGHPEVQDYNLRLARELAESGVDEIQFDYVRFPAQGNTKDCKYSFDDTKTAKHEIITGFLKRAHDDLRAHKVLLAIDVYGVMAWQKDVDLRVTGQKLDDMAKYVDVICPMVYPSHFYPPFDGYSRPANEPYYFVSQGVERVRRMVGPDGPAIRPWLQAFPYMVSNYNPGYVSRQIQASRDGKGIGWLLWNASNKYDIAFAGVGNWNKIARSTPVVPVRVKGDEARAAKAAKAANAAPAPSRTP; encoded by the coding sequence ATGCCGCTGGACCGCCGCCTGCTCGTCGCAGGCACTGTCGCCCTCCTGGCGATCGGAGGAATCGCCGTCGCGGTGACGCGCCAGAGCGAAGGCGATGCCCCGAAGGGCAGACAGGCTGACCCACCGCGGGCCGCGGTTCCCGCGCAAAACGGCGCCGTGGCGGCCGCGCCGGCCGCCACAGGGGGCCTCCCGCCCAACGAGCTTGGGCTCGTGCCGATCCTCGAGTACCACGGCATCGGCCGCACCGAGGCGCGCTGGGTACGCACGGTCGATAATTTCCGCCTGGATCTCGCGTGGCTCGAGAAGCATGGCTACGTGACCGCGACCGTGCTTGACATGCTGGCCGGCTTCCCCGACATGCCGGCCGGAAAGAAACCGGTGGTCCTGACCTTCGACGACGCCCGCGGCGACCAGTTCGTGGCCAGCGGCATCGATGCCGGCGGCCTGGCCGTCCCGGCTCCCGCCAGCGGCGTCGGGGTGATGATGGACTTTTCCCGGAAGCACCCCCATTTCGGCCACCGCGCCAGTTTCTATGTCCTGCCCACCTTCTTCGAGGACGACAAGACCGCCGGTGCCAAGCTCCGTTTCCTGGCGGCCAACGGCTTCGAAATCGGCAACCACACCTGGTCGCATCTGATGATGAAGAAGGCGCCGCCGGCCAAGATCCGCGACGAGCTCACCCGGCTGCAGGCGGCCGTGCGCGAGCACCTCGGGCCCGACGGCGCCGAGTTCCGCACGCGCACGATCGCCCTGCCCAACGGGTCGATCCCCGGGACCCCGGCCCAGCAGGCGGCGGCAGTGGGCGGGCCGACCGAACCCATCCACGTCGAGGCCCTCTTGCTGGTCGGCGCCAATCCGGCGCACTCGCCGTACTCGAAGGACTTCAACCCGCTGCGCCTGGCCCGCATCCAGGCCGTGGACGATCAGTGGCGGCAATGGTTCGGCCGCAAGAACCCGAAGGACATGGCCGGCAAGGAGACCTTCGAGCCGTACGTCTCCGACGGCAACAAAGCTGCGGTGACGTTCCCGCCCAGGTTCGAGTCTCGCCTCGACAAGGGCCGCCTGCGGGGGGCGCAGCCCCGGATCTGGACCGCCGAGCCGGGCGACGTGGCCGCCTCGCCCGCCGCGGCTTCCGGGTCGCCTCTGGCCAGCGCCAGCGCCCAGGACGCCGCGGCACCAGACGCCAGCGACAGTGTGGCGGACGCCGCGGCGCCGGAGCCCAGCGCCAGTCAGCAGGATGCAGCGGCGCCGGAGGCGAGCACGACCGCGCAGGTCGCCGCCGCGTCCGGCTCCCACCTCCACCCCGGCTACGGCGAGCCGCTGCCCTCCGGCGGCCGGTACCAGGACGGGCGCATCTTCCACACGGTCCAGAAGGGCCAATCGTTCGACGGCCTGTTCTGGAAGTACCTGAAGTTCACGGACTCCTACACCGGCCCCGAGTTGCGCGACCGCATCATGAAGGTCAACGCATTCAAGCATCCGTGGGTGACTACCGGCCAGGTCTTCGAGGTGCCCGACGTGCGCAAGGCGCCGCCGCGGCCGGTCCCCAACGGCCTGCCGCCCACCTCCGACATCCGCGGTATCTATTGCACGTCCACGACGGCGAGCTTCGACCGCATCTTCAAGCTGGCCAAGGCGCTCAAGGCGGTAGGGGGCAATGCGGTGGTCTTCGATGTCAAGGACGGGCCGATCGCCTACCTCTCCAAGGATTCCAAGGTCCGGGAGATGAGCCAGTGGGACAACACTATCCGCGATCTGCCCAAGCTGGTCGAGAAGCTGCATGCCATGGGGATGCACGTCATCGCCCGCCAGGTGCTCTTCAACGACCCCGTCCTGGCCAAGAGGCGACCCGACCTGGCCATCCGCAGCAAGGCCACCGGGAAGCCGTGGCTCGAAAACGGCAAGCTGCGCTGGGTGGATCCGGGCCATCCCGAGGTCCAGGACTACAACCTGCGCCTCGCCAGGGAACTGGCCGAGTCGGGGGTCGACGAGATCCAGTTCGACTACGTGCGCTTCCCGGCCCAGGGCAACACGAAGGACTGCAAGTACTCCTTCGACGACACCAAGACCGCCAAGCACGAGATCATCACCGGCTTCCTGAAGCGGGCGCATGACGACCTACGTGCTCACAAGGTCCTGCTGGCGATAGACGTCTATGGCGTGATGGCCTGGCAGAAGGACGTCGACCTGCGCGTGACGGGGCAGAAACTCGACGACATGGCCAAGTACGTCGACGTCATCTGCCCGATGGTCTATCCGTCGCATTTCTATCCGCCGTTCGACGGCTACAGCCGGCCCGCCAACGAGCCCTACTACTTCGTCTCCCAGGGCGTCGAACGGGTGCGGCGCATGGTCGGCCCCGACGGGCCGGCCATCCGGCCGTGGCTGCAGGCCTTCCCGTACATGGTGAGCAATTACAACCCGGGCTACGTGAGTCGCCAGATCCAGGCGAGCCGGGACGGCAAGGGCATCGGCTGGCTGCTCTGGAACGCGAGCAACAAATACGACATCGCCTTTGCCGGCGTCGGCAACTGGAACAAGATCGCCAGATCGACTCCGGTGGTCCCGGTACGGGTCAAGGGCGACGAAGCGCGAGCCGCGAAGGCCGCGAAGGCGGCCAACGCGGCCCCGGCGCCATCCCGGACCCCCTAG